A region from the Salidesulfovibrio onnuriiensis genome encodes:
- a CDS encoding BMP family lipoprotein, with the protein MAEAGARKQEDFVRRVALAVLACCLLISLAACSEQPREEAGTIAGHRTGRLLQPSKMLFGMFLDYSGLGDRGYMDMQYKGLVSGCQKHGAGFVLEQRQESSPEASERLLETLVANDCKAVFCTSYSMKQPMMVVAERHPEVLFILMDNTLDTYLPNTASATFRVGQAAYLAGFLAANMSETRSLGVIAGTDAPPIREFVQGFSAGVEMAGKDVSLQTRYIDHVDPGFNPWNNPAVAVRIAREMAEQEQVDVFFPVAGASGLGVFQYVKDIGKYAIGVDSDQDHLAQGHILTSVMKRLDVAVETLVGEIAHGRFENRNYLYELGNGGVSLSPMKYTRGRIPRQVLERMAELEAAIVSGAITVPSAMAR; encoded by the coding sequence ATGGCCGAAGCGGGTGCCCGGAAACAGGAGGATTTCGTGCGTCGTGTTGCGCTTGCCGTCCTGGCCTGCTGCCTGCTCATTTCCCTGGCCGCGTGTTCGGAACAGCCCCGGGAGGAAGCGGGGACCATTGCCGGCCACAGGACAGGTCGGCTCCTGCAGCCTTCGAAGATGCTTTTCGGCATGTTTCTGGACTACAGCGGCCTTGGGGATCGCGGCTACATGGACATGCAGTACAAGGGACTGGTGAGCGGCTGCCAGAAGCACGGGGCCGGGTTTGTGCTCGAACAGCGCCAGGAGTCCTCGCCCGAGGCATCGGAGCGTCTTCTGGAAACCCTGGTGGCCAATGACTGCAAGGCCGTTTTCTGCACCAGCTACTCCATGAAGCAGCCCATGATGGTGGTGGCCGAGAGACACCCCGAGGTGCTGTTCATTCTCATGGACAATACCCTGGACACCTATCTGCCCAACACGGCCTCGGCCACGTTTCGCGTCGGCCAGGCCGCCTATCTGGCGGGCTTTCTGGCGGCCAACATGTCCGAAACCAGGTCGCTCGGCGTAATCGCCGGCACCGACGCGCCGCCCATCCGGGAATTCGTCCAGGGCTTTTCCGCCGGGGTGGAGATGGCCGGGAAGGATGTCTCCCTGCAAACGCGCTATATCGATCACGTCGATCCGGGCTTCAATCCCTGGAACAATCCCGCCGTGGCCGTCCGCATCGCCCGGGAAATGGCCGAGCAGGAACAGGTCGACGTCTTTTTCCCTGTGGCGGGGGCTTCGGGCCTGGGCGTGTTCCAGTACGTCAAGGACATCGGGAAATATGCCATCGGCGTGGATTCCGACCAGGACCATCTGGCGCAGGGGCACATTCTCACCAGCGTCATGAAGCGGCTTGATGTGGCAGTGGAAACCCTTGTGGGCGAGATCGCGCACGGCCGTTTCGAGAACAGGAACTACCTGTACGAACTCGGGAACGGCGGTGTGAGCCTGAGCCCCATGAAGTACACGCGCGGGCGCATCCCCCGGCAGGTGCTCGAGAGGATGGCGGAGCTCGAGGCGGCCATCGTTTCCGGCGCCATCACCGTTCCGAGCGCCATGGCCCGGTGA
- a CDS encoding amphi-Trp domain-containing protein, which translates to MHKNKIDMKLSLSREEAISYLEDLLKSLKAGTVVVQEGEDFVSMVPGEQVLVNLGAQMDTDRNSFNFTMSWSQTEHRDLAVQEKAAVPAKTERTPLARRFAAPPARSRGAKGLARKRSITKPCTTDPVEHKPPVKPGDCMPEPVFEEKAAPKTTSVKPHCDLMTKPTTTGTKP; encoded by the coding sequence ATGCACAAGAATAAAATCGACATGAAACTCTCCCTTTCGCGCGAGGAGGCCATTTCCTATCTGGAAGATCTGCTCAAAAGCCTCAAGGCGGGAACGGTCGTGGTCCAGGAGGGGGAGGATTTCGTTTCCATGGTCCCGGGCGAACAGGTGCTGGTGAACCTGGGGGCGCAAATGGACACGGACAGGAATTCGTTCAATTTCACGATGTCCTGGAGCCAAACCGAGCACAGGGATCTGGCGGTTCAGGAAAAGGCCGCTGTCCCGGCCAAAACGGAACGGACGCCCCTGGCGCGGCGGTTCGCGGCCCCGCCCGCACGGTCCAGAGGCGCCAAGGGCCTTGCCAGGAAACGGTCGATCACCAAGCCGTGCACCACGGACCCGGTGGAGCACAAGCCGCCCGTGAAGCCCGGGGACTGTATGCCGGAGCCGGTGTTCGAGGAAAAGGCCGCGCCGAAAACGACCTCCGTGAAACCACACTGCGACCTCATGACAAAACCGACCACCACCGGAACCAAACCGTGA
- a CDS encoding response regulator, translated as MAEKVLLIDDEVEFLKNLSERMTLRGMNVTTASSGAEAVKSLEAEGYDAIVLDLQMPGMDGIEVLRRIREVSSTMQVILLTGHATLEKGVEAIKLGAMDFMEKPADIDVLTEKIKKAQAKKMVLVESETEAKMKDIMASKGW; from the coding sequence ATGGCTGAAAAAGTTCTGCTCATCGATGATGAAGTCGAATTCTTGAAAAATCTGTCCGAACGCATGACCCTGCGGGGCATGAACGTGACCACGGCTTCCTCCGGCGCGGAAGCGGTGAAGAGCCTTGAAGCCGAAGGCTATGACGCCATCGTGCTCGACCTTCAGATGCCGGGCATGGACGGGATCGAGGTCCTGCGGCGCATCCGCGAGGTGAGCTCCACCATGCAGGTCATCCTGCTCACGGGGCACGCCACCCTGGAAAAGGGCGTGGAGGCCATCAAGCTCGGGGCCATGGACTTCATGGAAAAGCCTGCGGACATCGACGTGCTTACCGAAAAGATCAAGAAGGCCCAGGCCAAGAAGATGGTCCTGGTGGAGAGCGAGACCGAAGCCAAGATGAAGGATATCATGGCCAGCAAGGGCTGGTAG
- a CDS encoding HAMP domain-containing histidine kinase, with amino-acid sequence MPLDNREDLQFFGRICASVSHDIKNVLAVVNEGAGLLSDLSIMAEKGMPLEPEKLRSVAGSIQNQIRRGDGIIKDLNTFAHSVDEPVGTVNLAEVITLVAALAKRLAAAKCVTLEAGECADALVRTEVYGLEYLLHGMVTHSLARAGDGGTLTFSCRPEDGGAVVSLCGPGLDSNDELPGTMTALAAELGMAFRAEPANRILELAVPEKTS; translated from the coding sequence ATGCCGTTAGACAACCGCGAAGATCTGCAGTTTTTCGGGCGCATCTGCGCCTCGGTGTCCCACGACATCAAGAATGTCCTTGCCGTGGTCAACGAAGGGGCCGGGCTGCTGTCCGACCTTTCGATCATGGCCGAAAAGGGCATGCCCCTGGAACCGGAAAAGCTGCGCTCCGTGGCCGGCTCCATCCAGAACCAGATCCGGCGCGGGGACGGCATCATCAAGGACCTGAACACCTTTGCCCACAGCGTGGACGAGCCCGTGGGCACGGTGAACCTGGCCGAGGTCATTACTCTGGTGGCCGCGCTCGCCAAACGCCTGGCAGCCGCCAAGTGCGTGACCCTGGAAGCGGGGGAGTGCGCCGACGCCCTGGTCCGCACCGAGGTTTACGGCCTGGAGTATCTGCTGCACGGCATGGTCACCCATTCCCTGGCCCGGGCCGGGGATGGCGGCACCCTGACTTTTTCCTGCCGCCCGGAGGATGGCGGCGCAGTGGTTTCGCTCTGCGGCCCCGGGCTGGATTCGAACGACGAGCTGCCCGGAACCATGACCGCGCTCGCCGCGGAACTGGGCATGGCCTTCAGGGCCGAGCCCGCAAACAGGATCCTGGAACTTGCCGTTCCCGAAAAAACAAGCTAG
- a CDS encoding response regulator, giving the protein MKILLVDDEKELVTAMAERLELRGLEAHWALGGEQALMRVAKCDYDVAVLDMKMPGLSGLELRRILSERCPSMKFIFLSGHGSEDDFKAGSAEAESYLIKPVSIEDLMNKIREATSGGE; this is encoded by the coding sequence ATGAAGATATTACTTGTGGACGACGAAAAGGAACTGGTCACGGCCATGGCCGAGCGCCTGGAACTGCGCGGCCTGGAGGCCCATTGGGCCCTGGGCGGCGAACAGGCCCTGATGCGGGTGGCGAAGTGCGACTACGACGTGGCCGTGCTGGACATGAAAATGCCGGGCCTGAGCGGCCTGGAGCTGCGCCGCATCCTGTCCGAGCGGTGCCCGTCCATGAAATTTATCTTTCTGTCCGGCCATGGTTCGGAGGACGATTTCAAGGCGGGTTCGGCAGAGGCCGAATCCTATCTGATCAAGCCCGTGAGCATCGAGGATCTCATGAACAAGATCCGGGAAGCGACCTCGGGCGGGGAGTAA
- a CDS encoding sensor histidine kinase yields the protein MSFLKRFKPDFWETDPEAGPYKSLFNYQRTWRKTIVLLAVVALVPLIVMTLIDYNVTRKSLESENELRIARVTSNTRRSVTYFLDERKSALEFIAQRESLRSLRSPKRLSAILAGLKESFGGFVDIGLIDSNGKQVAYVGPYELQGRDYSDQYWYLRTLERGAFISGVFRGFRGVPHLIVAVRCPDLGNGKCFVLRATLDTAQFNALLADIDLAGSGDVFIINQQGMLQTPSRWHGEVLEQVALPAPEYSEKTRVYKAHEADGRGILAGYAYITDTPFILMTVKVTDEIMRPWQSIRMELLWMLVVSILVILIVIVGVATRMVSKIYIADQSRAKTLHRMEHTNRMASIGRLAAGVAHEINNPLAIINEKAGLIKDMFTYLDKYQADERLMGNIDSIINSVDRCGTITKRLLSFARHIDVSYQRIVFKDLADEVLGFLHKEAEYRSITIDKVIPSDLPEFESDRGKLQQIFLNLVNNAFQAMNNGGHLRITANRGAEDTLIFTVADDGCGIPESDRKRIFEPFFSTKKTRGGTGLGLSITYGLVQELGGSMSVESEVGRGTSFTITLPLSRKPQEAEQQ from the coding sequence ATGTCGTTTTTGAAGCGTTTCAAGCCGGACTTCTGGGAAACCGACCCGGAAGCGGGGCCCTACAAGAGCCTCTTCAACTACCAGCGGACGTGGCGCAAGACCATCGTGCTGCTGGCGGTGGTGGCGCTGGTGCCCCTGATCGTCATGACGCTCATCGACTACAACGTGACCCGGAAATCCCTGGAATCGGAAAACGAGTTGCGGATCGCGCGGGTGACTTCCAACACCCGCCGTTCCGTGACCTATTTCCTGGACGAGCGCAAAAGCGCCCTGGAATTCATTGCCCAGCGCGAATCCCTTCGCAGCCTGCGGTCCCCCAAGCGCCTTTCCGCCATCCTGGCGGGGCTCAAGGAAAGCTTCGGCGGTTTCGTGGATATCGGGCTCATCGACAGCAACGGCAAGCAGGTCGCCTATGTGGGACCCTACGAACTGCAGGGACGCGACTACAGCGACCAGTACTGGTATCTGCGCACCCTGGAGCGGGGCGCCTTCATCAGTGGCGTGTTTCGCGGTTTCCGCGGGGTGCCGCACCTGATCGTGGCCGTGCGCTGCCCGGACCTGGGCAACGGCAAGTGCTTCGTGCTGCGCGCCACCCTGGATACGGCCCAGTTCAATGCCCTGCTGGCCGACATCGACCTGGCCGGCAGCGGCGACGTGTTCATCATCAACCAGCAGGGTATGCTGCAGACGCCCTCGCGCTGGCACGGGGAAGTGCTGGAGCAGGTGGCCCTGCCCGCGCCGGAGTATTCCGAAAAGACCCGGGTCTACAAGGCGCACGAGGCGGACGGGCGGGGAATACTGGCCGGGTACGCCTATATCACGGACACCCCTTTCATTCTCATGACGGTCAAGGTCACGGACGAGATCATGCGTCCCTGGCAGAGCATCCGCATGGAGCTGCTCTGGATGCTCGTGGTCAGCATCCTGGTCATCCTGATCGTCATCGTGGGCGTTGCCACGCGCATGGTCAGCAAGATCTACATTGCGGACCAGAGCCGGGCCAAGACCCTGCACCGGATGGAGCACACCAACCGCATGGCCTCCATAGGCCGTCTGGCCGCCGGTGTGGCCCACGAGATCAACAACCCGTTGGCCATCATCAACGAGAAGGCCGGGCTCATCAAGGACATGTTCACCTACCTGGACAAGTACCAGGCCGACGAACGGCTCATGGGCAACATCGATTCCATCATCAATTCCGTGGATCGCTGCGGCACCATCACCAAGCGCCTGCTGAGCTTTGCGCGGCATATCGACGTGAGCTACCAGCGCATCGTGTTCAAGGATCTGGCGGATGAAGTGCTCGGTTTCTTGCACAAGGAGGCCGAATACCGCAGCATCACCATCGACAAGGTCATTCCCAGCGATCTGCCCGAGTTCGAATCGGACCGGGGCAAGCTGCAGCAGATTTTCCTCAACCTGGTCAACAACGCCTTCCAGGCCATGAACAATGGCGGTCATTTGCGCATCACCGCCAACCGGGGGGCCGAGGATACATTGATTTTCACCGTGGCCGACGACGGCTGCGGCATCCCGGAATCCGATCGCAAGCGCATTTTCGAGCCGTTTTTCTCCACCAAGAAGACCCGGGGCGGCACGGGCCTGGGCCTGTCCATCACCTATGGCCTGGTCCAGGAACTGGGCGGCTCCATGTCCGTCGAGAGCGAGGTGGGCAGGGGAACCTCCTTTACCATCACCCTGCCCCTGAGCCGGAAACCCCAAGAGGCTGAACAGCAATGA
- a CDS encoding response regulator, producing the protein MSVITVFNGLFSEAGIVVKRVVDATGSRLVTDQEIVADAAGLSGMAEEKIARAFSARTSVFNAFSHEKERAVAWLRLAMARKLLDTDNLVFSGFASQLPPANIGHILKVCLISDMHNRLAIAEREEGYAEKHAQKIIHHDDKDRAAWVKALKGVDDPWNPALYDMVVPVAKTGVDESAALIVEQAANQAVTITPATRKAVEDFLLSATVGSVLAGEGHNVTASAKGGDVTLTINKHVLMLERLEHELKEIVGRVEGVKSVTTKVGKGFHQTDIYRKMDFDIPSKVLLVDDEREFVQTLSERLLLRDMGSAVVYDGESALNLVEEDEPEVMILDLKMPGIDGIEVLRRVKASRPNIEVIILTGHGSEADRAVCMDLGAFAYLHKPVDIDVLSETLKAANDKIKAGK; encoded by the coding sequence ATGTCAGTTATTACCGTATTCAATGGACTGTTCAGCGAAGCGGGTATCGTGGTCAAACGGGTGGTGGACGCCACCGGCAGCCGCCTGGTCACGGACCAGGAGATCGTGGCCGACGCCGCCGGGCTCTCAGGCATGGCCGAGGAAAAGATCGCCCGCGCCTTCTCGGCCCGGACCTCGGTGTTCAACGCCTTCAGCCATGAAAAGGAACGGGCCGTGGCCTGGCTGCGGCTGGCCATGGCGCGCAAGCTGCTCGACACCGACAACTTGGTGTTTTCCGGGTTCGCGTCCCAGCTGCCGCCCGCCAATATCGGGCATATCCTCAAGGTCTGTCTCATTTCGGACATGCACAACCGCCTGGCCATTGCCGAGCGCGAGGAGGGCTATGCCGAAAAGCACGCCCAGAAGATCATTCACCACGACGACAAGGACCGAGCCGCCTGGGTCAAGGCCCTGAAGGGTGTAGACGACCCCTGGAACCCGGCCCTCTATGACATGGTCGTTCCCGTCGCCAAGACCGGGGTGGACGAAAGCGCCGCCCTCATCGTGGAACAGGCCGCCAACCAAGCCGTCACGATCACCCCGGCCACACGGAAAGCCGTGGAGGACTTCCTGCTGTCCGCCACAGTGGGTTCCGTGTTGGCCGGGGAAGGTCACAACGTGACCGCCTCGGCCAAGGGCGGGGACGTGACCCTGACCATCAACAAGCACGTGCTCATGCTGGAGCGCCTGGAACACGAGCTCAAGGAGATCGTGGGCCGCGTTGAAGGCGTGAAGAGCGTGACCACCAAGGTGGGCAAGGGATTTCACCAGACCGACATCTACCGCAAGATGGACTTCGACATCCCGTCCAAGGTCTTGCTGGTGGATGACGAGCGCGAATTCGTGCAGACCCTGTCAGAACGCCTGTTGCTGCGTGACATGGGTTCCGCCGTGGTTTACGATGGGGAGTCCGCCCTCAACCTGGTGGAAGAGGACGAACCCGAGGTCATGATTCTGGACCTGAAGATGCCCGGCATCGACGGCATCGAGGTCCTGCGCCGGGTCAAGGCCAGCCGTCCGAACATCGAGGTCATCATCCTCACCGGCCACGGCTCAGAGGCGGACCGCGCGGTGTGCATGGACCTGGGCGCCTTCGCCTACCTGCACAAGCCCGTGGACATCGACGTCCTGAGCGAGACCCTCAAGGCGGCCAACGACAAGATCAAGGCGGGGAAGTAA
- a CDS encoding SulP family inorganic anion transporter, translating to MLTRIFPFIGWFKGYNMASFRADAISGLTVALVLIPQSMAYAQLAGMPAYYGLYASFLPPLIAALFGSSRQLATGPVAVVSLMTAASLEPLATAGGEGYIAYAILLAFMVGLFQFLLGVLRLGLVVNFLSHPVVNGFTNAAAIIIASSQLSKLFGVYVDKAEHHYETIINVVKGAFHYTHWPTLAMGAGAIAIMVVLKRINPRIPNVLVAVAVTTVVSWGTGFNHDASVALDAIQVPAVHEKVVKFNAAIDGIDALAEARTQLGVKLDQTKTAGDVIGTLDMEHDLNVVNIEISRLKHEAHLLREDLRSGLYDGVERDGSLLLFPQGEVPAGMQADGRTWRIKVGNKKLDPGKLRAIGGGAVVGTVPSGLPSLTVPTFDIKVMLHLLPFAAIISLLGFMEAISIAKAMAAKTGQRLDPNQELIGQGLANMLGACGKSYPASGSFSRSAVNLQAGAVSGMSSVFTSLMVVIALLFFTPLLYHLPQAVLAAVIMMAVIGLVNASGFIHAWKAQWYDGAISVLSFVATLAFAPHLDKGIMIGVALSLLVFLYKSMRPRVASLSRTEDETLGDAVVFGLRECKHIAVVRFDGPLFFANASFLEDQITDRLMNNRQLRHIIVVSNGINDMDASGEEALSLIVDRVRSTGVDISFSGVNEAVMDVLQRTHLLEKIGEDHIYPTMETALCATHESAHLDGEEETCPLTTVCRLT from the coding sequence ATGCTAACGAGAATTTTCCCCTTCATAGGCTGGTTCAAAGGCTACAATATGGCGTCGTTTCGCGCGGACGCCATATCCGGCCTGACCGTGGCCCTGGTGCTGATCCCCCAGTCCATGGCCTATGCGCAGCTGGCGGGCATGCCCGCGTACTACGGGCTCTATGCCTCGTTTCTGCCGCCGCTCATCGCGGCCCTGTTCGGTTCCAGCCGCCAGCTGGCAACCGGGCCCGTGGCGGTGGTCTCCCTCATGACCGCAGCCTCGCTCGAGCCGCTGGCCACCGCGGGCGGCGAGGGCTATATCGCCTACGCCATCCTGCTGGCCTTCATGGTGGGGCTGTTCCAGTTCCTGTTGGGGGTGCTGCGTCTCGGCCTGGTGGTCAACTTCCTGTCCCACCCGGTGGTCAACGGCTTCACCAACGCCGCGGCCATCATCATTGCCTCGTCCCAGCTCTCCAAGTTGTTCGGGGTCTACGTGGACAAGGCCGAACACCACTATGAGACCATCATCAACGTGGTCAAGGGGGCCTTCCACTACACCCACTGGCCCACCCTGGCCATGGGGGCGGGGGCCATCGCCATCATGGTGGTGCTCAAACGCATCAATCCGCGCATCCCCAACGTGCTCGTGGCCGTTGCCGTGACCACCGTCGTTTCCTGGGGCACGGGCTTCAACCACGACGCCTCGGTGGCCCTGGACGCCATCCAGGTCCCGGCCGTGCACGAAAAGGTCGTCAAGTTCAACGCCGCCATCGACGGTATCGACGCCCTGGCCGAGGCGCGCACCCAGCTGGGCGTGAAGCTGGACCAGACCAAGACCGCCGGCGACGTCATCGGCACCCTGGACATGGAGCACGACCTCAACGTGGTCAACATCGAGATTTCCCGGCTCAAGCATGAGGCCCATCTCCTGCGCGAGGATCTGCGTTCCGGGCTTTACGACGGCGTGGAGCGGGACGGCTCCCTGCTGCTCTTCCCGCAGGGCGAGGTCCCGGCGGGCATGCAGGCCGACGGCCGCACCTGGCGCATCAAGGTCGGCAACAAGAAGCTGGACCCCGGCAAGCTCAGGGCCATCGGCGGCGGCGCCGTGGTGGGCACCGTGCCTTCCGGCCTCCCGTCCCTGACCGTGCCGACCTTCGACATCAAGGTCATGCTGCACCTGCTGCCGTTCGCGGCCATCATCTCCCTGCTGGGCTTCATGGAGGCCATCTCCATTGCCAAGGCAATGGCCGCCAAGACCGGCCAGCGCCTGGACCCCAACCAGGAACTCATCGGCCAGGGCCTGGCCAACATGCTCGGCGCATGCGGCAAGAGCTACCCTGCCTCGGGCTCCTTCTCCCGTTCGGCGGTGAACCTGCAGGCCGGGGCTGTCTCCGGCATGTCCAGCGTGTTCACCTCGCTCATGGTGGTCATTGCGTTGCTTTTCTTCACCCCGTTGCTGTATCATCTGCCCCAGGCCGTGTTGGCAGCGGTCATCATGATGGCCGTCATCGGGTTGGTGAACGCCTCGGGCTTCATCCACGCCTGGAAGGCCCAGTGGTATGACGGGGCCATTTCCGTCCTGTCCTTCGTGGCCACACTGGCCTTTGCCCCGCACCTGGACAAGGGCATCATGATCGGCGTGGCCCTTTCCCTGCTGGTGTTCCTGTACAAGAGCATGCGCCCTCGCGTGGCCTCGCTCTCCCGCACCGAGGACGAGACCCTGGGCGACGCCGTCGTGTTCGGCCTGCGCGAATGCAAGCACATCGCCGTGGTCCGCTTCGACGGTCCGTTATTCTTCGCCAACGCCAGTTTCCTGGAGGACCAGATCACGGATCGGCTCATGAACAACAGGCAGCTCCGGCACATCATCGTGGTGTCCAACGGCATCAACGACATGGACGCATCCGGCGAGGAAGCCCTGTCCCTGATCGTGGACCGGGTCCGCAGCACCGGCGTGGATATCTCCTTCTCCGGCGTGAACGAGGCGGTCATGGACGTGCTGCAGCGCACCCACCTGCTGGAAAAGATCGGCGAGGATCATATCTATCCGACCATGGAAACGGCCCTGTGCGCCACGCACGAGAGCGCGCACCTGGACGGAGAAGAGGAAACCTGTCCGCTTACCACTGTTTGCCGTCTGACCTAG
- a CDS encoding TetR/AcrR family transcriptional regulator, translating into MKKKDAILKVATVLFANKGFADTSVHELAELTGAAEGTIFYHYKSKERLLLAILDKTRESIVGQFDEYLSGRGFESGMEMVEELISFYLYMAGLMEDQFLLLHRHFLYKFSETNPEFRSNLEEIYNCITRYFERAIATGQEDGSITTDVEARKSALVLFTMVDGLVRFKNYNLYDAGALLKELMRSCRRMLQAH; encoded by the coding sequence ATGAAGAAAAAGGACGCGATTCTCAAGGTGGCCACGGTACTGTTCGCGAACAAGGGGTTCGCGGATACCTCCGTACATGAGCTTGCCGAGCTTACAGGCGCTGCCGAGGGAACCATTTTCTACCACTACAAGAGCAAGGAGCGTCTGCTCCTGGCCATTCTGGACAAGACCCGGGAAAGCATTGTCGGCCAGTTCGACGAATACCTTTCCGGGCGCGGGTTCGAGTCCGGAATGGAGATGGTGGAAGAACTGATCTCCTTTTATCTGTACATGGCCGGGCTCATGGAGGACCAATTCCTCCTGCTGCACCGCCACTTCCTGTACAAGTTCTCGGAAACCAATCCCGAGTTCCGGTCCAATCTCGAAGAGATATACAATTGTATAACCCGGTACTTCGAGCGGGCCATTGCCACCGGCCAGGAAGACGGTTCCATCACGACGGACGTGGAGGCCAGGAAATCGGCCCTTGTCCTGTTCACGATGGTAGATGGTCTTGTGCGCTTCAAAAACTACAATCTGTATGACGCCGGCGCCCTGCTCAAGGAATTGATGCGGTCCTGCCGGAGGATGTTGCAGGCTCATTAG
- a CDS encoding FeoB-associated Cys-rich membrane protein has translation MDNVLVFIIVAAAVVYVGLRLWRNLSGKKPTSCGCAGCSCKNKDCEE, from the coding sequence ATGGACAACGTATTGGTTTTCATTATTGTGGCTGCGGCCGTGGTCTATGTCGGCCTGCGGCTCTGGCGGAACCTTTCCGGGAAGAAGCCGACCAGCTGCGGCTGCGCCGGTTGCTCCTGCAAGAACAAGGACTGCGAGGAGTAG
- a CDS encoding metal ABC transporter solute-binding protein, Zn/Mn family, which yields MALGCILARGTGVEVLRAVPEGYAMRGHAAYFKKHWEEFRALAARADAVLTITASWPEDPLYPWARRADIRIVQVDATRPLDGSRAGVPLMEAPGTGAVSPYVWNSPGTFARMADIVAADMARLYPGEARKIEANLRELKQSLFRLRSAFETRFGMLERFEAVALTGQFVSLTDEFGLEVVEYLTAPEYRWTKRDHARLRSALRESGAKAVICAWEPRPEIAATVRECGAAVVVLQPFALDGPWTVGAVTAHFDANLNRLLAALSGPAE from the coding sequence ATGGCTCTCGGTTGCATCCTGGCTCGGGGGACCGGGGTGGAGGTGCTTCGGGCGGTTCCCGAGGGATACGCCATGCGCGGACATGCCGCCTATTTCAAGAAGCACTGGGAGGAGTTCCGGGCGCTGGCCGCCCGCGCCGACGCGGTGCTGACCATCACCGCGTCCTGGCCCGAGGATCCCCTGTATCCCTGGGCCCGGCGTGCGGACATACGCATTGTCCAGGTGGACGCGACCCGTCCCCTGGACGGCTCCCGTGCCGGCGTTCCGCTCATGGAAGCCCCCGGGACCGGGGCGGTTTCCCCCTATGTCTGGAATAGCCCGGGAACCTTCGCGCGCATGGCGGATATCGTTGCCGCGGACATGGCCAGGCTCTATCCGGGGGAAGCCCGCAAGATCGAGGCTAACCTCAGGGAACTCAAGCAGTCCCTGTTCCGGCTGCGCAGCGCGTTTGAAACCCGTTTCGGCATGCTGGAGCGGTTCGAGGCGGTCGCCCTCACCGGGCAATTCGTTTCCCTCACGGACGAATTCGGCCTTGAGGTGGTGGAATATCTGACCGCTCCGGAGTATCGTTGGACTAAGCGGGACCATGCCCGGTTGCGGAGCGCGCTTCGGGAGAGCGGGGCAAAGGCGGTCATCTGCGCCTGGGAGCCCCGGCCGGAGATCGCGGCCACTGTCCGGGAGTGCGGCGCCGCCGTGGTGGTGCTGCAACCGTTTGCCCTGGACGGCCCATGGACCGTGGGGGCAGTGACGGCCCATTTCGACGCGAACCTGAACAGGCTGCTGGCCGCCTTGTCCGGCCCGGCCGAATAG
- a CDS encoding metal ABC transporter permease: MEAIYNAIRLPLMGMGKAGILPEFFQYAFVVNALLCSLLIGPVLGGVGTMVVTKRLAFFSQAVGQAALTGVALGILLGEPVTAPYASLFGFCILFGLLMNYTRNRTRMSQDTVIGVFLSISLALGACVLLYVTGRVNMHVLDNILFGSVLTVNDTDMNVLLAICALCLLVGTPLFNRMLLASFNPSLAHVRGVNARLYDYIFILMITVITVASLKIVGAVLVEALFIIPAAAARNVSRSMRGFFCYSVLIATASCVLGVILPMQFEIPVPSGGAIILVATGFFALTALVRSLSGSFREASI; encoded by the coding sequence ATGGAAGCGATCTACAATGCCATCCGGCTGCCCCTCATGGGCATGGGCAAGGCCGGAATCCTACCGGAGTTTTTCCAGTACGCCTTTGTGGTCAACGCGCTTCTGTGCTCGCTGCTCATCGGCCCGGTGCTGGGCGGGGTGGGAACCATGGTGGTCACCAAGCGGCTGGCCTTCTTTTCCCAGGCCGTGGGCCAGGCCGCACTCACGGGCGTGGCCCTGGGCATCCTGCTGGGCGAGCCGGTCACCGCGCCCTATGCCTCCCTGTTTGGGTTCTGCATCCTGTTCGGCCTGCTCATGAACTACACGCGCAACCGCACGCGCATGTCCCAGGACACGGTCATCGGCGTGTTCCTGTCCATTTCCCTGGCCTTGGGGGCCTGCGTGCTGCTCTATGTCACGGGCCGCGTGAACATGCACGTGCTGGACAACATCCTGTTCGGGTCGGTGCTGACGGTGAACGACACGGACATGAACGTGCTCCTGGCCATCTGCGCCCTGTGCCTGCTCGTGGGCACGCCGCTGTTCAACCGCATGCTCCTGGCCAGCTTCAATCCCAGCCTGGCCCATGTTCGCGGGGTCAACGCCAGGCTGTACGACTACATTTTCATCCTCATGATCACGGTCATCACCGTGGCTTCGCTCAAGATCGTCGGGGCGGTGCTGGTGGAGGCCCTGTTCATCATCCCGGCGGCGGCCGCGCGCAACGTCAGCCGGTCCATGCGCGGATTCTTCTGCTACAGCGTGCTCATTGCCACGGCCAGTTGCGTGCTGGGCGTGATCCTGCCCATGCAGTTCGAGATTCCGGTGCCGTCCGGCGGGGCCATTATCCTCGTGGCTACCGGTTTTTTCGCCTTGACCGCCCTTGTCCGCTCCCTGTCCGGTTCCTTTCGCGAGGCGTCCATATGA